The genomic window CAAGTCCCGAGTTTGGCACTTAGTTGAGTATGGTGAGTTTCCGCTCGAAGAGATAGACGTTGAAGAGGTAAGGGAAGACGCCCTGACCCTGCTCAGGCGCGTTAAGGTGGAGCGCTACGAGACTTCGAGGGGGACGGTGCTCAAGCTACTCGATGAGTACGGCAACTACGTCGGCAAGGTGGTCGGCTGTGAGCTCTCCAGTGTCACCATAGGAAGCGCCTACCAGACGCCCTTCGGAGTCAAGGTCACTCTGGACTGTGGGGATAAAATCGTTGGCTGGCTCTACCTGGGGGTGTGAAGGTGCCGAGGGGATTCGGTCCTGCACTAGGTCCTATACATGGAAGGCGCGGCTGGGGATTCGGCTGGTGGGGCCTCGGGATATTTGCCATCTTTATCATGTTTGCAAGACTCGCATTCCTGCTGCTCCCGTTCCTGCTCCTGGGAGCGCTGCTATACGCAATAATGAGGAGATGAGGTGATTGAGATGAAAAAGAGCTGCAGCTTTAAGTGCCCACCGGAGGTGGGAGAATGAGGGCTTCGGCCCTTGTCAGAGGAATAATCGATCTCCTGCTGGCGGTCGTGTTCGTCGTAGTGCTGGTGACTGGAATCGGGCTGTACCTTGCACCCAGCGGCAGAATCGCAGAGGCCATCGGCTGGACCTTCCTGGGCCTGGACAAGGAGGCACTCACCAACGTCCACACCTACTTCGGCTTCGTCATGGCAGGGCTCGTCACAATACACCTGGCGATAGGGCTGAAGAGCATGTGGGTGATGCTGAAGTCAGCTTTCAGGGGATCCAGGTTCAAGGCAGTTGTTGCCTTCGTGATTCCACTGCTCCTGCTCGCGGCCGGTTACCAGGCCTTTGCAACGTACGTCGTGGAGGAAGAAGGGGGCATCGACTACACCTACGAGGGCAACACCACCGTTTACATAACGGGCACGATGATGAAGTACTACACCTTTGAGCAGCTCGCCCAGGAGTTCAACGTCTCGGTTATCGATCTGCTGGAAAGATTGAAGATGCAGGGAATCGAAGCCAGTCCTGACGACACGCTCGCTCGGGTGGAGTACGAGTACGGCCTTGACCGGGAGGAGTTCAAGGCCATCCTGGAGGAGGCAATAGCCGAACTGAGGGGTGAAGAGGGATGAAAAAGCTGGGTATCCTGGTAGTTGGCC from Thermococcus sp. MAR1 includes these protein-coding regions:
- a CDS encoding DUF4405 domain-containing protein — protein: MRASALVRGIIDLLLAVVFVVVLVTGIGLYLAPSGRIAEAIGWTFLGLDKEALTNVHTYFGFVMAGLVTIHLAIGLKSMWVMLKSAFRGSRFKAVVAFVIPLLLLAAGYQAFATYVVEEEGGIDYTYEGNTTVYITGTMMKYYTFEQLAQEFNVSVIDLLERLKMQGIEASPDDTLARVEYEYGLDREEFKAILEEAIAELRGEEG